A window of the candidate division Zixibacteria bacterium HGW-Zixibacteria-1 genome harbors these coding sequences:
- a CDS encoding sodium:solute symporter, whose amino-acid sequence MYLKAGILIAYALMIIVIGILAMRKTRSFSDFFLGGGNIGPWMTAFTYGAAYFSAVLFIGFAGKVGWGFGYSGLWIAVGNALIGVLGVWWLMGYRIKKMSIEYKVHTMAEYLEKRYNSPFLKLFAALSIFVFMIPYCAAVFMGLSYLFRSTFGIDYTMALIFMGGFTALYLVLGGYKSMTMIDVAFGIIMIVGVTLLLVTTLNRADGLANITAGLAAIDGKLTAVIGPPGWWPLFALVFLTSVAPFAMPQLVQKFYAIRDRRAIRIGMVASTCFAIFVSGIGYFIGSTTRFFLTPQNAPGAFTDGKPIFDALMPELLTNIMPDSLLVIILLLILSASMSTLAALVLISSSSIVKDFYHGFINKDASDKKLTLLMRIFSVFFVLISVIMAYYKPSTIVGILGISWGAIGAVFLGPFIWGLFTKRATKYGAIASALLGLAVCLYLYIDGMPSPQSGTIGMIVSLTVAPVVSFLTPKRA is encoded by the coding sequence ATGTATCTAAAAGCCGGAATATTAATAGCTTATGCGTTGATGATTATCGTTATCGGCATTCTTGCCATGCGTAAAACCCGCTCCTTTTCCGACTTCTTTCTCGGCGGCGGCAATATCGGGCCGTGGATGACTGCTTTCACCTACGGCGCCGCCTATTTTTCAGCCGTCCTCTTTATCGGCTTTGCCGGCAAAGTCGGCTGGGGATTCGGTTACTCGGGGCTGTGGATCGCGGTCGGCAATGCCCTTATCGGGGTCCTGGGCGTCTGGTGGCTGATGGGGTACCGGATAAAAAAAATGTCGATCGAATACAAAGTCCATACCATGGCCGAATATCTCGAGAAAAGATACAACAGCCCGTTTCTGAAATTATTTGCGGCCCTGTCGATTTTTGTCTTCATGATTCCTTATTGTGCCGCCGTCTTTATGGGGCTGTCATACCTCTTCCGTTCCACCTTCGGCATCGACTACACCATGGCGCTGATATTCATGGGCGGTTTCACCGCCCTCTACCTGGTGTTGGGCGGATACAAATCGATGACCATGATCGATGTCGCTTTCGGCATCATCATGATTGTCGGCGTGACCCTGCTTCTGGTGACCACCCTTAACCGCGCCGACGGTCTCGCCAATATCACCGCCGGCCTGGCCGCCATCGACGGCAAACTGACCGCCGTCATCGGGCCGCCCGGATGGTGGCCGCTGTTTGCGCTGGTTTTTCTCACCAGTGTGGCGCCGTTTGCCATGCCGCAACTGGTGCAGAAATTTTATGCCATCAGGGACCGTCGCGCCATCAGGATCGGCATGGTTGCCTCGACCTGCTTCGCCATCTTCGTCTCCGGCATCGGCTATTTTATCGGGTCCACCACCCGTTTTTTCCTGACACCGCAGAATGCCCCCGGCGCCTTCACCGACGGCAAGCCTATTTTCGACGCTCTCATGCCGGAACTTCTGACCAACATCATGCCCGACTCCCTGCTGGTGATCATCCTGCTTCTGATCCTGTCCGCTTCGATGTCCACCCTCGCGGCACTGGTGCTGATCTCATCGTCATCGATTGTCAAAGATTTCTATCATGGTTTTATCAATAAAGATGCTTCGGACAAAAAACTGACCCTGCTGATGCGCATTTTCTCGGTCTTTTTCGTGCTGATTTCGGTGATTATGGCGTACTATAAACCGTCAACCATTGTCGGTATTCTGGGCATTTCATGGGGCGCCATCGGCGCGGTATTTCTCGGGCCGTTTATCTGGGGACTGTTCACAAAACGGGCCACCAAATATGGCGCGATAGCCTCGGCCCTGCTGGGTCTGGCGGTATGTTTGTATCTTTACATCGACGGCATGCCCTCGCCGCAATCCGGCACCATCGGGATGATAGTCTCATTAACTGTTGCCCCGGTGGTATCATTCCTGACGCCGAAAAGGGCATGA